In Limisalsivibrio acetivorans, one genomic interval encodes:
- a CDS encoding choice-of-anchor D domain-containing protein, with protein sequence MRIKGLLLAAMAFFVISCGSGSEVENKQTETGGSAALNEIQYMFEDGIYKPLGTLEDDGDGIPLATAELDQQEPVTLYIESHKLWFVVWEDWRNETTTGSDLYGKFVTSSGTTCGNEFIISGSPGLQTAPDIAYRPSSSSIIVSWQDSRGDDDSGYVYYKTIDIPAGYPDTCDESTLTHGNEKEVGFTPLTQNLQLVATDGLILREKPSISYNKNKDTLVMVWIEKRNTPHYLQYDAFDNDTVIYPFNSGRNKYVGYVSVDATDLDLGGAGVIPGSNIIHSSNPQINDGTTSLRVYYRLMGWDPELIHFEEFVDLNNPDIDCDDSTGECTAVFEAKRLAHILQCDFNSGLISCSFSEDSEVNQDVKTHIYSLTMNEFLSSAKTSERIDHTFEGGVYNYTTTEAYYPSIMFDSISNRHLVAWEDARDDDNTKIYGQLLYSTGGLYNHNIQIGVDPGDSTHKQTNPVVTFDPVNQRYFVSWQDARTGENSIENIDVYGQFLDYDGSLRGDNFPIATAQFNQYSPSVAFNTSNSQYLSVWKDARSLDNNTCGAGEDEPCGSDIFGIRFTLGQPQLKLINPDNGSDLNPALLNFGTTATGETVTKSFTIKNSGDDMLEIKCFQELDSPFEYKNIPEQLVSCDSGSLEIVPSSSQSFNVDFKPTTNGTFNSQFTIYSNAGYKDIYVSGSALTADMSITEGDNATDGTLNFDNVTVGQGNTLTFTIRNTGSVDYTIDSITGVASPFTLNQAASLPITLAATQSQQFSVTFVPTAAVNYTNKININTSLVGTSGTLTLKGTGIEEDTTGDGGDNDTDTGGDGDGGDTGGDGDTGTTTDTEPQGGCSAGSGSNWLIALLALAGMLKLARRREA encoded by the coding sequence ATGCGTATCAAAGGGTTGTTACTCGCCGCAATGGCTTTCTTCGTCATATCATGCGGTTCCGGTTCCGAGGTTGAAAACAAACAGACAGAAACAGGTGGAAGCGCTGCTCTTAATGAGATTCAGTATATGTTCGAGGACGGGATATACAAGCCCCTCGGAACTCTTGAGGACGACGGTGACGGGATACCGCTTGCAACAGCTGAGCTGGATCAACAGGAACCGGTTACTCTATACATTGAAAGCCATAAGCTCTGGTTTGTGGTATGGGAGGACTGGAGAAACGAAACAACCACCGGCTCGGATCTCTACGGAAAGTTTGTAACTTCCAGCGGAACAACATGCGGAAATGAGTTCATCATATCAGGCTCACCCGGACTTCAGACAGCACCCGATATAGCGTACAGGCCCTCAAGTAGTTCTATTATCGTCTCGTGGCAGGATTCAAGGGGGGATGACGACAGCGGATACGTATATTACAAGACCATAGATATACCAGCCGGCTATCCCGACACCTGCGATGAAAGCACGCTCACCCACGGGAATGAGAAAGAAGTAGGCTTCACACCCCTAACCCAAAATCTCCAGCTAGTTGCCACAGACGGACTAATCCTGAGAGAAAAGCCCTCTATTTCGTACAACAAGAACAAAGACACCCTTGTGATGGTATGGATCGAGAAGAGAAACACTCCCCATTACCTCCAATATGATGCCTTCGACAACGATACGGTTATCTACCCCTTCAACAGCGGAAGAAACAAGTATGTCGGCTACGTATCCGTTGATGCAACAGACCTGGATCTGGGCGGTGCAGGCGTTATTCCCGGTAGCAATATTATACACAGCTCAAACCCCCAGATAAACGATGGAACAACATCACTAAGGGTCTATTACAGGCTCATGGGCTGGGACCCCGAACTCATTCATTTCGAAGAGTTTGTTGACCTTAACAACCCTGATATAGACTGCGACGACTCAACAGGTGAATGTACAGCGGTATTCGAAGCTAAGCGACTCGCCCACATACTCCAGTGCGACTTTAACAGCGGCCTTATATCCTGCTCATTCAGCGAGGACTCTGAGGTTAACCAGGATGTGAAAACACATATCTACTCACTCACAATGAATGAGTTCCTCTCCTCTGCAAAGACAAGTGAGAGGATAGACCACACCTTCGAAGGTGGCGTTTATAATTACACCACCACAGAGGCATACTACCCCAGCATCATGTTCGACAGTATCTCAAACCGCCACCTCGTGGCATGGGAAGATGCCAGAGATGACGACAATACCAAGATATACGGTCAGCTCCTTTACAGCACAGGAGGACTCTACAACCACAACATTCAGATCGGGGTAGACCCCGGTGACTCAACCCATAAACAGACCAACCCCGTTGTAACCTTCGACCCTGTAAACCAGCGCTACTTCGTTTCATGGCAGGATGCACGTACTGGTGAGAACTCCATAGAAAACATCGATGTTTACGGACAGTTCCTCGACTACGACGGCTCACTCAGGGGTGACAACTTCCCCATAGCAACTGCACAGTTCAACCAGTACAGCCCCTCCGTTGCGTTCAATACGTCCAACAGTCAGTACCTCTCAGTCTGGAAGGATGCAAGGAGCCTCGACAATAACACATGCGGAGCTGGCGAAGACGAACCCTGCGGTTCTGACATCTTCGGAATCCGCTTCACCCTAGGCCAGCCCCAGTTAAAGCTCATAAACCCCGATAATGGAAGTGACCTCAACCCTGCACTCCTTAACTTCGGAACAACCGCCACAGGCGAAACCGTAACTAAATCCTTCACCATCAAGAACAGCGGTGACGACATGCTCGAGATAAAGTGCTTCCAGGAGCTGGACTCACCCTTCGAGTATAAGAACATACCCGAACAGCTTGTTTCCTGCGACTCAGGCTCCCTCGAGATTGTCCCCTCATCCTCGCAGAGCTTTAACGTAGACTTCAAGCCTACGACAAACGGAACATTCAACTCACAATTCACCATATACTCAAACGCCGGATACAAAGATATATACGTTTCCGGTTCTGCGCTTACCGCAGATATGAGCATAACCGAAGGTGACAATGCAACGGACGGTACCCTTAACTTCGATAACGTTACCGTGGGCCAGGGGAACACACTCACATTCACCATCAGAAACACCGGCTCTGTGGACTACACCATAGACTCCATAACAGGCGTTGCCTCACCCTTCACACTCAATCAGGCGGCATCACTCCCTATAACCCTTGCCGCAACCCAGAGCCAGCAGTTCAGCGTCACGTTCGTCCCCACTGCGGCTGTAAACTACACGAACAAGATCAATATCAACACCAGCCTGGTCGGAACATCAGGAACTCTCACACTCAAGGGAACAGGTATCGAGGAAGATACCACCGGAGACGGCGGTGATAACGATACCGACACTGGCGGAGACGGTGACGGCGGTGATACCGGCGGAGATGGTGATACCGGAACAACAACGGATACCGAGCCACAGGGTGGATGCTCCGCAGGTAGCGGCAGCAACTGGCTTATCGCACTCCTCGCACTGGCAGGAATGCTCAAGCTCGCCAGAAGAAGGGAAGCCTAA